A genomic window from Qipengyuania oceanensis includes:
- the serS gene encoding serine--tRNA ligase translates to MHDIRMIRDNPEAFDQALEARGAQPVAAKIVALDAERRDVSTRLQAMQGRRNEASKAIGQAMGAGDKERAETLKAEVAEIKSAMPQLEDRDRALGEELNALLAGIPNIPADGVPVGPDEDSNQEVSRWGDQRNFAFEPREHADLGPALGLEFETAAAMSGARFAFLRGSMARLERALGQFMLDMQSTERGYTECQPPLLVRDEALYGTGQLPKFAEDLFKIYRNSNWLEFQLRKIEEKISGDATLRETIEAASEAEREWREMGGDRLWLIPTAEVSLTNSVRDQIIDDLSQPLRLTALTPCFRSEAGAAGRDTRGYIRQHQFSKVELVSICEPDDHEAEHEHMVRSAELVLEALELPYRKMLLSTGDMGFGARKTYDLEVWLPGQQAYREISSISWCGDFQARRMNARFRPEAGGKKTEFVHTLNGSGLAVGRTLVAVLENYQQEDGSVAVPSVLAPYMGGIERLEPAA, encoded by the coding sequence ATGCACGACATCCGCATGATCCGCGATAATCCCGAAGCTTTCGACCAGGCACTCGAGGCGCGCGGCGCGCAGCCCGTGGCCGCCAAGATCGTCGCGCTCGATGCCGAGCGTCGCGACGTGTCCACCAGGCTGCAGGCGATGCAGGGCCGCCGCAACGAGGCATCCAAGGCGATCGGCCAGGCGATGGGCGCTGGCGACAAGGAACGCGCCGAAACGCTCAAGGCCGAAGTCGCCGAGATCAAGTCGGCCATGCCGCAGCTCGAGGACCGTGATCGTGCGCTGGGCGAGGAACTGAATGCCCTGCTGGCAGGCATTCCGAACATTCCGGCAGACGGCGTACCGGTCGGACCGGACGAGGATTCGAACCAGGAAGTCTCGCGCTGGGGCGACCAGCGCAATTTCGCTTTCGAACCCAGGGAACACGCCGACCTCGGACCTGCGCTCGGCCTCGAGTTCGAGACGGCGGCGGCGATGAGCGGCGCGCGTTTCGCTTTCCTGCGCGGCTCCATGGCGCGGCTCGAACGCGCGCTCGGCCAGTTCATGCTCGACATGCAGAGCACGGAGCGAGGCTATACCGAGTGCCAGCCCCCGCTGCTGGTTCGCGACGAGGCGCTATACGGCACCGGGCAACTGCCCAAGTTTGCCGAAGATCTTTTTAAAATCTACCGAAATTCCAATTGGCTAGAATTCCAGTTGAGAAAAATAGAAGAGAAAATCTCTGGTGATGCAACTCTTCGGGAGACAATTGAGGCAGCCTCGGAAGCTGAGCGGGAGTGGCGAGAAATGGGCGGAGATCGCCTATGGCTCATCCCCACCGCCGAAGTCTCGCTGACGAATTCGGTGCGCGATCAGATCATCGACGATCTCTCGCAGCCGCTGCGCCTCACCGCCCTCACCCCCTGCTTCCGGAGCGAGGCCGGCGCGGCGGGTCGCGATACGCGCGGTTATATCCGCCAGCACCAGTTCTCCAAGGTCGAGCTGGTTTCGATCTGCGAGCCCGACGACCACGAAGCCGAGCACGAGCACATGGTCCGTTCGGCGGAGCTCGTGCTCGAAGCGCTCGAACTGCCCTATCGCAAGATGCTGCTGTCGACTGGCGACATGGGCTTCGGCGCGAGGAAGACATACGACCTCGAAGTGTGGCTTCCCGGCCAGCAGGCCTATCGCGAGATCAGCTCGATCAGCTGGTGCGGCGACTTCCAGGCGCGGCGCATGAATGCGCGCTTCCGGCCCGAGGCTGGCGGGAAGAAGACCGAATTCGTCCATACGCTGAACGGCTCGGGCCTGGCGGTCGGACGCACGCTCGTCGCGGTGCTAGAAAACTACCAGCAGGAAGACGGCAGCGTCGCGGTGCCGAGCGTTCTTGCGCCCTACATGGGCGGGATCGAGCGGCTGGAGCCTGCCGCCTGA
- the surE gene encoding 5'/3'-nucleotidase SurE, with product MRILVTNDDGIHAPGLELLEAVARELSDDVWVCAPSEEQSGMGHALTLTRPVRLNSHGDRRFSVSGTPTDSVMLGMRTAMDAKPDLVLSGINRGANLGDDITYSGTASAAMEGALAGVKSVALSQVLGREAGRDDVPDFAAARAWAVRTLRPLIDAPYAERTLFNVNFPPCAAEDVRGIRVTRQGFHDYDRGTVVEGTDPRGRRYYWFGLDQIEHTLDHGTDLEAIDERYVSVTPLQLDLTHYNSIGRIAELYE from the coding sequence ATGCGCATTCTCGTCACCAACGACGATGGCATCCACGCGCCGGGCCTCGAATTGCTCGAAGCCGTGGCACGCGAACTGAGCGACGATGTCTGGGTGTGCGCGCCCAGCGAGGAACAGTCCGGCATGGGCCACGCGCTCACGCTCACTCGCCCCGTTCGCCTCAACAGCCACGGAGACCGGCGCTTTTCCGTGTCCGGCACGCCGACCGATTCGGTCATGCTCGGCATGCGCACGGCGATGGATGCCAAGCCCGACCTGGTTCTTTCGGGCATCAACCGGGGCGCGAACCTGGGTGACGACATCACCTATTCCGGCACTGCATCGGCGGCGATGGAGGGGGCGCTGGCGGGCGTCAAATCGGTCGCGCTGAGCCAGGTACTGGGCCGCGAAGCCGGTCGTGACGACGTGCCCGATTTCGCCGCGGCGCGCGCATGGGCGGTGCGCACGCTTCGCCCCCTGATCGACGCGCCCTATGCCGAGCGCACCCTGTTCAACGTCAACTTCCCGCCCTGCGCGGCAGAGGACGTGCGCGGTATCCGCGTGACGCGGCAGGGTTTTCACGACTACGATCGTGGCACGGTCGTCGAAGGGACGGACCCGCGCGGACGCCGCTATTACTGGTTCGGCCTCGACCAGATCGAACACACGCTCGACCATGGCACGGACCTCGAAGCCATCGACGAGCGTTACGTGTCGGTGACCCCGCTGCAACTCGACCTGACGCATTACAATTCCATCGGCCGCATCGCGGAGCTTTACGAATGA
- a CDS encoding potassium channel family protein, whose protein sequence is MRGRTIRGPKFKPLRRAISLPVWGDLGIRLGLAIFLVFIVVMIHWWDKEGLVDNLDGEVSFLDVIYFTMISITTTGFGDIAPISDRARLVEAVIVTPIRFAVFFIFVGTAYNFLIKRSWEKWRMARIQEKLSDHIVVLGYGVSGSEAVNELIERGTDPACIVVIDPSEERLAVAEALGCNVMAADATRDDTLNAVRIGEAQRVLVSAGRDDTSILMVLTVRHLAPEVPISVVVRAEDNELLARQAGANNVINPVRFTGLLLAGSARGAHISEYLADLASVAGRVQLVERPAKPEEFGKPITELSSGGTGLRIYRNGEALGFWEPACQIMEEGDIIVEIVPTDNGHPSRQDLEEGGATVL, encoded by the coding sequence TTGCGCGGTCGCACCATACGCGGCCCCAAGTTCAAGCCGTTGCGCCGCGCGATCAGCCTGCCGGTGTGGGGCGATCTCGGCATAAGGCTCGGCCTCGCGATCTTCCTCGTCTTCATCGTGGTCATGATCCACTGGTGGGACAAGGAAGGGCTGGTCGACAATCTCGACGGCGAGGTCAGCTTCCTCGACGTGATCTATTTCACCATGATCTCGATCACGACTACCGGCTTCGGCGACATCGCCCCGATTTCCGACCGGGCGAGGCTGGTCGAGGCGGTCATCGTGACCCCGATCCGTTTCGCCGTGTTCTTCATTTTCGTGGGCACGGCCTACAACTTCCTCATCAAGCGCAGCTGGGAGAAATGGCGCATGGCCCGTATCCAGGAAAAGCTGTCCGATCACATCGTGGTTCTGGGCTATGGCGTCTCCGGCTCCGAAGCGGTCAACGAGCTGATCGAGCGCGGAACCGATCCGGCCTGCATCGTGGTCATCGACCCGAGCGAGGAGCGGCTGGCGGTCGCCGAGGCGCTGGGCTGCAACGTCATGGCGGCAGATGCGACGCGCGACGATACTCTCAACGCGGTTCGCATCGGCGAGGCGCAACGGGTGCTCGTATCGGCGGGGCGCGACGATACCTCGATCCTGATGGTCCTGACTGTCCGGCACCTCGCACCCGAGGTTCCGATCAGCGTCGTCGTGCGCGCGGAAGACAACGAACTGCTCGCGCGGCAGGCAGGCGCGAACAACGTCATCAATCCGGTGCGCTTTACCGGCCTGCTGCTGGCCGGCAGTGCGCGCGGCGCGCATATCAGCGAGTATCTGGCCGATCTGGCCTCGGTCGCGGGGCGCGTCCAGCTTGTCGAGCGACCGGCCAAGCCGGAGGAATTCGGCAAGCCGATTACTGAGCTCAGCAGCGGCGGAACCGGCCTGCGGATCTACCGCAACGGCGAAGCCCTGGGCTTCTGGGAGCCCGCTTGCCAAATCATGGAAGAAGGCGACATCATCGTCGAGATCGTGCCCACGGACAATGGCCACCCGAGCCGCCAGGATCTCGAAGAAGGCGGCGCGACCGTTCTCTAG
- a CDS encoding DUF1761 domain-containing protein: MGPVNWIGVALAWLVAAALGVAFYGKRAMPKPPYWLHGLAALLLVVSTVMVGHMLARVGAETLEAKPWLYFMMTGGLALTFIGPALVIGAIRHGRPVSAAFYDWAYWLCAYLAMGLAFWITG, translated from the coding sequence ATGGGACCTGTCAACTGGATCGGAGTCGCGCTCGCCTGGCTGGTCGCCGCAGCGCTCGGCGTGGCTTTCTACGGCAAGCGGGCCATGCCGAAGCCGCCCTACTGGCTGCATGGTCTGGCCGCATTGCTGCTGGTGGTGAGCACGGTCATGGTCGGCCACATGCTTGCGCGGGTCGGCGCAGAAACACTCGAGGCCAAGCCGTGGCTGTATTTCATGATGACCGGCGGGCTGGCGCTGACATTCATCGGGCCCGCGCTGGTGATCGGGGCAATACGGCACGGCAGACCGGTATCCGCGGCTTTTTACGACTGGGCTTACTGGCTTTGCGCCTATCTCGCGATGGGGTTGGCGTTCTGGATCACCGGATGA
- the rimO gene encoding 30S ribosomal protein S12 methylthiotransferase RimO, with product MTDTATSIPDQKKVGMVSLGCPKALVDSERILTRLRADGYAMSPDYAGADVVLVNTCGFLDSAKEESLAAIGEAIAENGRVIVTGCMGEEADAIRAAHPQVLAVTGAHQYEQVVEAVHTYAPPSQGPFIDLIPQPDIKLTPRHYSYLKISEGCNHSCSFCIIPDLRGKLASRRVDAVLREAEKLVAAGTRELLVISQDTSAYGVDIRHEERDWKGHPVRAHMTDLARELGHLKTPQGDTPWVRLHYVYPYPHVDAVIPLMAEGLLTPYLDIPFQHASPSVLKRMKRPANEAKVLERLKGWREICPEIAVRSSFVVGFPGETEDDFRYLLDWLEEAQLDRVGAFRFEPVEGAQANALPDPVPEEIKEERYARIMEVTERISAAKLAAKVGSTIPVIIDEVGEPDEDGDIGATGRSQADAPEIDGAVYLRNVPGSLASGDFVDVTVEDADAHDLFGVIAGS from the coding sequence ATGACCGATACCGCTACCTCGATCCCCGACCAGAAGAAGGTCGGCATGGTTTCCCTCGGCTGCCCCAAGGCGCTCGTGGATTCCGAACGCATTCTCACGCGCCTGCGCGCCGATGGCTATGCGATGAGCCCCGATTACGCCGGTGCCGACGTGGTGCTGGTCAATACCTGCGGCTTTCTCGACAGCGCCAAGGAAGAAAGCCTTGCCGCGATCGGCGAGGCTATCGCAGAGAACGGGCGCGTCATCGTGACCGGCTGCATGGGCGAGGAAGCCGACGCGATCCGCGCAGCCCACCCCCAGGTTCTCGCGGTAACCGGCGCGCACCAGTACGAGCAGGTCGTCGAGGCGGTGCACACCTACGCGCCCCCGTCGCAAGGGCCGTTCATCGACCTCATTCCGCAGCCGGACATCAAGCTGACGCCGCGGCATTACAGCTACCTCAAGATTTCCGAAGGCTGCAATCACTCCTGCTCCTTCTGCATCATCCCCGATTTGCGCGGGAAACTTGCCAGCCGCCGGGTCGATGCCGTGCTGCGCGAGGCGGAAAAGCTGGTTGCCGCTGGAACCAGGGAGCTGCTCGTCATCAGCCAGGATACCTCGGCCTACGGCGTCGATATCCGTCACGAGGAGCGCGACTGGAAGGGCCACCCCGTCCGGGCGCACATGACCGATCTCGCGCGTGAGCTCGGGCACTTGAAGACACCGCAGGGCGATACGCCGTGGGTCCGGCTGCACTACGTCTATCCCTACCCCCATGTCGACGCGGTGATCCCGCTGATGGCCGAGGGGCTGCTTACGCCGTATCTCGACATCCCCTTCCAGCACGCCTCACCGTCGGTGCTCAAGCGCATGAAGCGCCCGGCGAATGAGGCCAAGGTGCTCGAACGGCTGAAGGGCTGGCGCGAGATCTGTCCCGAAATCGCCGTCCGATCGAGCTTCGTGGTCGGCTTTCCGGGCGAGACCGAGGACGATTTCCGCTACCTGCTCGACTGGCTGGAAGAAGCCCAGCTCGACCGCGTGGGCGCCTTCCGGTTCGAGCCGGTCGAGGGTGCGCAGGCCAACGCGCTGCCCGATCCCGTGCCCGAGGAAATCAAGGAAGAGCGCTACGCACGGATCATGGAAGTGACCGAGCGGATCAGCGCCGCCAAGCTGGCCGCCAAGGTCGGCAGCACCATCCCCGTCATCATCGACGAGGTCGGCGAACCGGACGAGGATGGCGACATCGGCGCCACGGGCCGCAGCCAGGCCGACGCACCCGAAATCGACGGCGCAGTCTACCTCCGTAACGTCCCCGGATCGCTTGCATCGGGCGACTTCGTCGACGTCACCGTCGAGGACGCGGACGCGCACGACCTGTTCGGGGTTATCGCAGGCTCCTGA
- a CDS encoding alpha-ketoglutarate-dependent dioxygenase AlkB, with translation MPQQGLLFDTGPVVPGLLFVEDAIDPATEAALEQRIDAVPLAPFQFGQWEGKRLTAHYGSAYDYQHARPVPAPDLPDWLVALRATLLPRLEREPGQFGQALLIRYDPGAGIGWHRDRPHYDEVVGLSLGAPAVLRLRRRTADGFDRRKVELPPRSAYLLSGEVRENWEHSIAPIDATRRSITFRSLR, from the coding sequence ATGCCGCAGCAGGGACTCCTCTTCGACACCGGTCCGGTAGTACCCGGACTGCTTTTCGTGGAAGACGCGATCGATCCGGCGACGGAGGCCGCGCTGGAGCAGCGGATCGACGCAGTACCTCTCGCACCGTTCCAGTTCGGTCAGTGGGAAGGCAAGCGGCTGACCGCGCATTACGGCAGCGCCTACGATTACCAGCATGCGCGCCCCGTGCCCGCACCGGACTTGCCCGATTGGCTGGTTGCCTTGCGCGCGACGCTACTTCCCCGATTGGAACGCGAACCCGGGCAATTCGGTCAGGCGTTGCTGATCCGCTACGACCCGGGAGCCGGGATCGGCTGGCATCGCGACCGGCCGCATTACGACGAGGTCGTGGGGCTCTCGCTGGGCGCGCCGGCAGTGCTGCGTTTGCGTCGCAGGACGGCTGATGGGTTCGATCGCCGGAAGGTCGAATTGCCGCCGCGCTCCGCCTATCTCCTGTCGGGCGAGGTGCGCGAGAACTGGGAGCATTCGATCGCGCCGATCGATGCGACCCGCCGATCAATCACCTTCAGGAGCCTGCGATAA
- a CDS encoding S46 family peptidase, which translates to MRFHRIACLASVSVAAAMVATAPAKADEGMWTFDNFPAEAMRDTYGWAPDQAWLDKVQKGAVRLTGGCSASFVSPKGLILTNHHCIATCLFDNSTSAEDLLDAGFIAARNSDEKMCPGQQAEVVTKITDVTGDVKASFAGLSGDALARARDAKIAEIEKANCTDLATTRCQVVTLFGGGQYKLYTYRKYSDVRLVWAPEDRAATFGGDPDNFNFPRYSLDASFLRAYENGKPVSTPDHLVWNPRAPQEGELTFVVGNPGSTSRLNTQSQLAFEREVRLPITVATLSELRGRLIRAMDESPEHAREGLDTLSGVENSLKVYIGRTKALNDPAFTGKLAAAEADLKAQSADNDAIGDPWAAVEQAVAAYRDLYIPYRFNQPSGELFAYAQSLVFAAQERGKPNGERLPGYTDSSLPLMEKSLLDAKPIYPWLDELMMGWSLSKAREYLGVDDPQSKLLLGRESPEQLAERLVTNTKLADPAVRKALWDGGLAAIQASDDPMIQYALRLAPLQREQITAVREAYSGPLAIAGGQLADARFAAYGDSLYPDATFTLRISYGQVKGWTERGQEVPIATTMGGTFERATGNAPFDLAPAFAANKAKIDPSVTYDFVSTNDIIGGNSGSPVIDRNGTVIGAAFDGNIHSLGGNYGYDGTLNRTVSVSTAAVQEALEKIYPAPHIVAELKRR; encoded by the coding sequence ATGAGATTTCATCGCATCGCCTGCCTCGCATCCGTTTCGGTCGCGGCAGCCATGGTCGCAACTGCTCCTGCCAAGGCCGACGAAGGCATGTGGACCTTCGATAATTTCCCGGCAGAGGCCATGCGCGACACTTACGGCTGGGCCCCTGACCAGGCCTGGCTCGACAAGGTGCAGAAGGGCGCCGTTCGCCTGACCGGCGGATGCTCGGCCAGCTTCGTCTCGCCCAAGGGCCTGATCCTCACCAACCACCACTGCATCGCTACCTGCCTGTTCGACAATTCGACCAGCGCGGAAGACCTGCTCGATGCCGGCTTCATCGCCGCGCGCAACAGCGATGAGAAGATGTGCCCCGGCCAGCAGGCCGAAGTGGTGACCAAGATCACCGACGTGACCGGCGACGTGAAGGCCTCGTTCGCAGGCCTGTCGGGTGACGCACTTGCCCGTGCCCGCGATGCCAAGATCGCCGAGATCGAAAAGGCAAACTGCACCGATCTCGCGACGACGCGCTGCCAGGTCGTCACGCTGTTCGGCGGCGGCCAGTACAAGCTCTATACCTATCGCAAGTATTCGGACGTGCGCCTCGTCTGGGCACCGGAGGACCGGGCCGCGACCTTCGGCGGCGATCCCGACAACTTCAACTTCCCGCGCTATTCGCTCGATGCGAGCTTCCTGCGCGCCTACGAAAACGGCAAGCCGGTGAGCACGCCGGATCACCTGGTCTGGAACCCGCGCGCACCCCAGGAAGGCGAATTGACCTTCGTGGTCGGCAACCCCGGTTCGACCAGCCGGCTCAACACGCAGAGCCAGCTCGCGTTCGAGCGCGAGGTTCGCCTGCCGATCACGGTGGCGACCCTTTCGGAACTGCGCGGGCGCCTGATCCGTGCGATGGACGAAAGCCCCGAACATGCGCGCGAAGGGCTCGACACGTTGAGCGGCGTCGAGAACAGCCTGAAGGTCTACATCGGGCGGACCAAGGCGCTCAACGATCCGGCATTCACCGGCAAGCTTGCCGCAGCCGAAGCCGACCTGAAGGCGCAGAGCGCGGACAACGACGCGATCGGCGATCCTTGGGCTGCGGTCGAACAGGCGGTCGCCGCCTATCGCGACCTTTACATCCCGTACCGTTTCAACCAGCCGTCGGGCGAGCTGTTCGCCTATGCACAGTCGCTGGTTTTCGCGGCGCAGGAACGCGGCAAGCCCAATGGTGAACGGCTGCCCGGCTACACCGACAGCTCGCTGCCGCTGATGGAAAAGAGCCTGCTCGACGCCAAGCCCATCTACCCGTGGCTCGACGAGCTGATGATGGGCTGGAGCCTTTCGAAGGCGCGCGAATATCTCGGCGTCGACGATCCGCAGAGCAAGCTGCTGCTCGGTCGCGAGAGCCCCGAACAGCTGGCCGAACGGCTGGTCACCAACACGAAGCTGGCCGATCCGGCCGTCCGCAAGGCGTTGTGGGACGGCGGGCTGGCAGCAATCCAGGCGTCGGATGACCCGATGATCCAGTATGCGCTCAGGCTTGCCCCGCTACAGCGCGAACAGATCACCGCGGTGCGCGAAGCCTACAGCGGGCCGTTGGCGATCGCCGGCGGACAGCTGGCCGATGCGCGCTTCGCAGCCTACGGCGACAGCCTATACCCGGATGCGACCTTCACGCTGCGCATCAGCTACGGACAGGTAAAGGGCTGGACCGAGCGCGGCCAGGAAGTGCCGATCGCGACCACTATGGGCGGCACGTTCGAGCGTGCGACCGGCAATGCTCCGTTCGACCTCGCCCCGGCCTTCGCCGCCAACAAGGCGAAGATCGACCCCAGCGTCACCTATGACTTCGTCAGCACGAACGACATCATCGGCGGCAATTCGGGCTCGCCGGTGATCGATCGCAACGGCACGGTGATCGGTGCTGCCTTCGACGGCAACATCCATTCGCTGGGCGGCAATTACGGCTACGATGGCACGCTCAACCGGACGGTTTCGGTTTCGACCGCAGCAGTCCAGGAAGCGCTCGAGAAGATCTACCCGGCGCCGCACATCGTCGCCGAACTCAAGCGCAGGTAA